In Sphaerospermopsis torques-reginae ITEP-024, the genomic window ATTTTGCAACAGGATGATGTTGCACCTGCTAGAGTAACTTACATGATCGGCTGTTTACAAGCATTGCAACAACGATATCTTCAAGCAGGTAGTCAGTTATTAATTTTACATGACAATCCAGTGACAGCCATTCCTCAATTAGCTGAAGCCTTAAATGCAAAAGCAGTTTTTTGGAATTGGGATGTTGAACCCTACGCACAAATACGGGATAATGATGTAATTTCAGTATTAAAAGCAAAAGGTATTCAGACACTTGAGAAAAATTGGGATCAATTATTACATTCACCCGATGAAATTTTTAGTGGTTCAAAAACTCCCTACACAGTTTATACTCCCTTCTGGAAAAATTGGAGTAGTAAACCTAAAAATAACCCAGTTGCAACTTTAGAAAACTGCGAAAATTTAACAGATGCAGAACAGGAAATAGCTAAAAAAACAGGCACAATTAATTTACCTTCTGCAAAAGATTTAGGTTTTAATTGGGATGGGGAATTAATAATTGCACCAGGAGAAACAGCAGCACAAGAAAAATTAGATAATTTCATAAAAAATGTCATTAAAGAATATGATGAACAAAGAAATTATCCTGCTGTTGAAGGAACATCTTTATTAAGTCCAGCTTTGAAATTTGGTGTTATAGGAATTAGGACAATTTGGGAAAAAACTACCGAATTATTAGCAGATACTAACAGCGAAGAAGTCACCAATAATATTATATCTTGGCAGAAAGAATTAGCATGGCGGGAATTTTATCAACACGCCATGTATCATTTTCCAGAATTAGCTGAAGGTGCATATAGAGAAGTTTTTAAAAACTTTCCTTGGCGAAATAACGAAAAACATTTTCAAGCTTGGTGTGAAGGAAAAACCGGTTATCCTATAGTTGATGCAGCCATGCGACAATTAAATGAAATCGGCTGGATGCACAATAGATGTAGAATGATAGTAGCCAGTTTTTTAACCAAAGATTTAATTATAAACCCCCAATGGGGAGAAAAATATTTTATGCAGAAACTCATCGACGGTGACTTATCTGCTAATAATGGTGGTTGGCAATGGAGTGCATCAAGTGGCATGGACCCCAAACCATTAAGAATATTTAACCCAGCTAGTCAAGCACAGAAATTTGATGCTGATGGGGAATATATTCGCCAATGGGTGAGAGAATTAAAATCTGTAGATACAGAATATTTAATAAGTGGAAATATTACACCCTTAGAACGTCGTGCAGTTGGTTATCCTGCACCCATTGTAGATCATAAAAAACAACAAGCTTTGTTTAAACAATTGTATCAAGAACAGAAAGCTGGTACAGATTAATTTTTATTTTTAGAGGGGAAGGATATAAACATTAACCATCCCCCACACAAAACATACACAGAACTTACTCCAGTAGCAATAATTAAACCTCTAAAGTGACAGTTTTAGCAAATGGCTGCAACATACCTTGTACTTTTAGCGATAAAACTTAACTTTTCTTTGCGTCTTTGCGGCTTTGCGTGAGATATTCTAATAACTGGCACAATAAACACCAAAATATTGTAGCACCGCTATCAAAATATAAGTATCTACTAATACGGTTGAAACTTATGTCATCATCCCGTGATCCTCTGCTGCAAATTGAACTGAGAATACCTGCTTCCCATCCTCAGTTATTAGAAGGTTTAGATATTTGGTTGCGTATGGGTTTAATATCTGATGCTAAAGTTAGGCAAATATGTCAAACTTACCTAGTTTGTGCTGTAGTTTTACAAACACAATTACAACCACAAATAGAATATCAACCGCAAGAGGTATTGACAACTTCTAGCACATTAAAACCATTCATTGCCACTTTACCCCCAGAACCACAAACACCACCTCAACCTAATTTTATCACCTCGATGTTGCAATCATTAGGTGAAGAATTAAGTGTGAGATGGTTGTTATTTTTAGGAGTGTTTTTAGTCGTTTTATCTTCTGGTGTTTTAGCAGCAAGTCAATGGGAAAAATTTCCCGCTATTGGACAATATGGAGTTTTATTAGCTTATACTTTAACATTTGGTGGTTTTACTTTCTGGGCAGGTAAACAAGATAATTTAAAATTAACCGCACAGACATTATTAATTGTCACTTGGTTATTAGTGCCTGTTAATTTTTGGGCAATGGATAGCTTTAATTTATGGAATAATACTATTAACTGGTTACTGTTAGCTATTGCTTCTCTATTTCTATCAACAATTACAGTTTTACTTGCTAAGAATCGCACAATTATTAATAATTTTCCATCAGGGAAATTACCATTTTTAAATATTCTCAGTTTAAGTTATTTACATTGGGGTTGGAAAATATCAGGTTTTCCCCT contains:
- a CDS encoding FAD-binding domain-containing protein produces the protein MSDLILFWHRRDLRISDNTGLAAARTQTAKVVGVFCLDPGILQQDDVAPARVTYMIGCLQALQQRYLQAGSQLLILHDNPVTAIPQLAEALNAKAVFWNWDVEPYAQIRDNDVISVLKAKGIQTLEKNWDQLLHSPDEIFSGSKTPYTVYTPFWKNWSSKPKNNPVATLENCENLTDAEQEIAKKTGTINLPSAKDLGFNWDGELIIAPGETAAQEKLDNFIKNVIKEYDEQRNYPAVEGTSLLSPALKFGVIGIRTIWEKTTELLADTNSEEVTNNIISWQKELAWREFYQHAMYHFPELAEGAYREVFKNFPWRNNEKHFQAWCEGKTGYPIVDAAMRQLNEIGWMHNRCRMIVASFLTKDLIINPQWGEKYFMQKLIDGDLSANNGGWQWSASSGMDPKPLRIFNPASQAQKFDADGEYIRQWVRELKSVDTEYLISGNITPLERRAVGYPAPIVDHKKQQALFKQLYQEQKAGTD